The following proteins come from a genomic window of Sphingobium cloacae:
- a CDS encoding restriction endonuclease subunit S, which produces MVSALAVMKESVLQKQETEVGQLPVDWQVEHLGSLLRRPPAYGINAPAVPYDLRLPAYLRITDITEDGRFNPDGRASVAHSQAGSYSLEDGDIVLARTGASTGKSYLYRPEDGELVFAGFLIRVSPNPDKLLPQYLSYQFQTSGYWNWVRTNSMRSGQPGINGKQYASYPLPVPPTMREQEAIAEALWDADALIESLESLIAKKRAIKQGAMQELLSGQRRLPGFAADWIAGKIGDALSIQHGKSQSAVATNDGPYPILATGGQIGTASAFLWDKPSVLIGRKGTIDRPQYAEKPFWTVDTLFYSIMNGGNVAKFYYYLFCLIDWYAHNEASGVPSLNARTIERIDIKIPHPDEQKAIVTVLDDIEADLENVEAQLSKARQIKQGMMQNLLTGKVRLV; this is translated from the coding sequence GTGGTGAGTGCGTTGGCTGTGATGAAAGAATCTGTATTGCAGAAGCAAGAAACGGAGGTCGGCCAACTGCCGGTCGATTGGCAGGTTGAACACTTAGGCAGCTTGCTGCGCCGTCCGCCTGCCTACGGTATTAATGCGCCTGCTGTCCCGTATGACCTTCGGTTACCAGCATATCTCAGAATTACAGATATTACGGAAGATGGACGCTTTAATCCAGATGGTCGGGCATCAGTCGCTCATTCACAAGCTGGCTCATATTCACTGGAAGATGGGGATATAGTGCTGGCGCGCACGGGGGCGAGCACTGGTAAATCATACCTCTATCGTCCAGAGGATGGGGAACTGGTTTTTGCAGGATTTCTTATCAGAGTAAGTCCGAACCCTGACAAGCTTCTGCCACAATACCTCTCTTATCAGTTTCAAACATCAGGATATTGGAATTGGGTCCGCACTAATTCCATGCGTAGCGGGCAGCCGGGAATCAATGGCAAGCAATATGCTTCTTATCCGCTGCCTGTCCCGCCAACCATGCGTGAGCAAGAAGCCATCGCCGAAGCCCTGTGGGATGCGGATGCGCTGATTGAATCGCTGGAAAGCCTCATCGCCAAAAAGCGCGCGATCAAGCAAGGCGCGATGCAGGAGCTTTTGTCTGGTCAGCGTCGCTTGCCAGGGTTTGCAGCTGACTGGATCGCGGGAAAGATTGGCGACGCCTTATCTATTCAGCATGGAAAATCGCAATCCGCTGTTGCGACCAACGACGGACCTTATCCGATTTTGGCGACGGGCGGACAAATTGGAACGGCCAGCGCCTTTCTTTGGGATAAGCCGTCGGTCCTGATCGGAAGAAAGGGAACAATTGATCGCCCGCAATATGCCGAAAAGCCTTTCTGGACGGTCGACACACTATTCTACTCTATAATGAATGGTGGCAATGTTGCGAAGTTTTATTACTACCTGTTTTGCCTGATTGATTGGTATGCCCATAATGAAGCTTCAGGAGTTCCCAGCCTAAACGCGCGCACCATTGAAAGAATCGACATAAAGATTCCTCATCCTGATGAGCAGAAGGCTATAGTTACTGTGCTCGATGATATCGAAGCTGATTTGGAAAATGTTGAGGCGCAGTTGTCAAAAGCGCGTCAAATCAAGCAGGGTATGATGCAGAACTTACTGACCGGCAAAGTGCGGTTGGTGTGA
- a CDS encoding type I restriction endonuclease subunit R: MSDYVGKPEKATQKRIIGLFKDTLGYHYLGDWSDRAGNSNIEESLLSAYLKGAGYSDAHISAALFKLRSEAFNTHRSLYDNNQVVYGLLRYGVDVVVQAGKPTDTVKLINWREPAKNDFVIVEEVTLKGGSERRPDLVLYVNGIAIGVIELKNSRVTIGDGIRQLLSNQLPAFNASFFSTVQIVFAGNDSEGLQYGTIGTPEKMFLKWKEDEQDNTGFKIDKYLAKLCQKDRLIELMHDFVLFDGGVKKLPRVHQYFGIKAAQEHARQRKGGIIWHTQGSGKSIVMVLLAKWILENNPNARVAIITDRDELDKQIKRVFTDAGEDIHRTNSGRDLMSKLSEAKPRLLCSLVHKFGRKDVEDFDAFIKEIEAHPSKAVGEIFVFVDECHRTQSGKLHKVMKAMLPNAVFVGFTGTPLLKRDKQSSLEVFGSYIHTYKFGEAVEDEVVLDLIYEARDIDQRLGAEDKIEAWFEAKTKGLNHWQKDELKKKWGTMQSVLSSKSRIERVVSDIIFDFSVKPRLSSQKGNAILVASSIYEACKYFEAFQKTELKGRCAIVTSYNPNSQDVTKEETGANSDTDKQFIYNTYTDMLKGVEAKPGMTKTESYEEDAKDKFIKQPANMKLLIVVDKLLTGFDAPSCTYLYIDKSMQDHGLFQAICRTNRLDGDDKEFGYIVDYMSLLKKVEKAIAVYTSEIDTSAGGSDPTILMQDRLANGKERLDEALEVAALICEPVEPPKGELQYIHHFCGNSEIATDLTEREPQRAALYKATASLVRAYASIADEMEEAGYSTADISRIKKTVEEAVNIRDMVRQAAGEVIDLKAYEADMRHLIDTYIEADEPRKISPFDNISLLDLIVKSGIADAIAQQLSGMKDKESVAEAIENNVRSKIVKEHLNDPAYYDKISALLDEIIKARKAKAISYEEYLKQVADLICNLAQGKSDSTPSTLNTPGKRALYNNLGENEDLALQIDDAVKANRPDGWRGVEPKERTIKAAMYAILNNVDEVERIFTIIKSQPEY; the protein is encoded by the coding sequence ATGAGTGATTATGTTGGCAAGCCGGAAAAGGCGACGCAGAAGCGTATCATCGGCTTGTTCAAGGACACGCTGGGCTATCACTATCTCGGCGACTGGTCCGATCGCGCGGGCAACAGCAATATCGAAGAAAGCCTGCTCTCAGCGTACCTCAAAGGCGCGGGATATTCCGACGCGCATATCAGCGCCGCCCTGTTCAAGCTGCGATCCGAGGCGTTCAATACGCACCGTTCCCTCTATGACAACAATCAGGTGGTCTATGGCCTTCTGCGCTATGGCGTTGATGTTGTGGTACAGGCCGGGAAGCCGACCGATACCGTCAAGCTGATTAACTGGCGCGAGCCTGCGAAAAACGACTTCGTGATTGTGGAGGAAGTAACCCTGAAAGGCGGGTCGGAACGCCGCCCCGACCTTGTGCTGTACGTCAACGGGATTGCTATCGGCGTGATCGAGCTGAAAAACAGCCGTGTCACCATCGGCGACGGCATCCGCCAGCTTCTGTCCAACCAGTTGCCCGCGTTCAATGCGTCGTTCTTTTCAACCGTGCAGATCGTTTTCGCCGGGAATGATTCCGAAGGCCTGCAATACGGAACCATCGGAACACCGGAAAAGATGTTCCTGAAATGGAAAGAGGACGAGCAGGACAACACCGGATTCAAGATCGACAAGTACCTTGCCAAACTGTGCCAAAAGGACCGCCTGATCGAACTGATGCACGATTTCGTGCTGTTCGACGGGGGCGTTAAGAAGCTGCCCCGCGTCCATCAATATTTCGGGATTAAGGCCGCGCAGGAGCACGCGCGGCAGCGCAAGGGCGGCATCATCTGGCACACACAGGGGTCCGGCAAGAGCATCGTCATGGTGCTGCTGGCCAAGTGGATTCTGGAGAACAACCCCAACGCCCGCGTGGCGATCATCACCGACCGGGACGAACTGGACAAGCAGATCAAACGGGTGTTCACCGACGCGGGCGAAGACATCCACCGCACCAATAGCGGACGCGATTTGATGTCCAAGCTCAGCGAGGCCAAGCCGCGTCTCCTATGTTCCCTCGTCCACAAATTTGGCCGCAAGGATGTCGAGGACTTCGACGCCTTCATCAAAGAGATCGAAGCTCACCCGTCCAAAGCCGTGGGCGAGATTTTCGTCTTTGTCGATGAATGCCACCGCACCCAAAGCGGCAAGCTGCATAAGGTGATGAAGGCAATGCTGCCCAATGCCGTCTTTGTCGGCTTCACCGGTACGCCGCTGCTCAAGCGGGACAAGCAATCCAGCCTTGAGGTGTTCGGGAGCTACATTCACACTTACAAATTCGGTGAAGCCGTGGAAGACGAGGTTGTCCTCGACCTGATCTACGAGGCACGGGACATCGACCAGCGCCTTGGGGCCGAGGACAAGATCGAGGCCTGGTTCGAGGCCAAGACCAAGGGCCTGAACCACTGGCAAAAGGACGAGCTGAAAAAGAAATGGGGCACGATGCAAAGCGTGCTCAGTTCTAAATCACGCATCGAGCGCGTGGTGAGCGACATTATTTTCGATTTCAGCGTAAAGCCCCGCCTGTCCAGCCAGAAGGGCAACGCCATTCTAGTGGCCTCCAGCATTTACGAAGCGTGTAAATATTTTGAGGCCTTCCAGAAGACTGAACTGAAAGGCCGCTGTGCGATTGTCACGTCCTACAATCCCAATTCGCAGGACGTGACCAAGGAGGAAACGGGCGCGAATTCCGACACGGACAAGCAGTTCATCTACAACACCTATACCGATATGCTGAAAGGTGTTGAAGCCAAGCCCGGTATGACAAAGACCGAGTCATACGAAGAGGACGCGAAAGATAAATTCATCAAGCAGCCCGCGAATATGAAGCTGCTGATCGTTGTCGATAAGCTGCTGACCGGGTTCGACGCGCCTTCCTGCACCTATCTCTACATCGACAAGTCGATGCAGGACCACGGCCTTTTCCAAGCGATTTGCCGGACCAACCGCCTGGATGGGGACGACAAGGAATTCGGCTACATCGTGGATTATATGAGCCTTCTCAAGAAGGTCGAAAAGGCGATTGCCGTTTACACGTCGGAGATTGACACCAGCGCGGGCGGATCAGACCCTACCATTTTGATGCAAGATCGCCTTGCCAATGGAAAGGAGCGGCTGGACGAGGCGCTGGAGGTTGCCGCCCTTATTTGCGAACCTGTGGAGCCCCCCAAAGGCGAATTGCAGTACATCCATCATTTCTGCGGCAATTCAGAGATTGCTACGGATTTGACCGAGCGCGAGCCGCAACGTGCGGCCCTGTACAAGGCCACGGCTTCGCTTGTCCGTGCCTATGCAAGTATCGCGGACGAGATGGAGGAAGCGGGATATTCCACCGCTGATATTTCGCGGATCAAAAAGACCGTGGAGGAAGCGGTCAATATCCGTGACATGGTGCGCCAAGCCGCCGGGGAAGTGATCGATCTCAAGGCCTACGAGGCCGATATGCGGCATTTGATTGATACTTATATCGAAGCCGATGAGCCGCGCAAAATCTCGCCCTTTGATAATATCAGCCTGCTCGACCTGATCGTTAAGTCCGGTATCGCCGACGCGATTGCCCAGCAGCTTAGCGGCATGAAGGACAAGGAGTCGGTTGCTGAAGCGATTGAAAATAACGTCCGCAGCAAGATCGTGAAGGAGCACCTGAACGATCCGGCCTATTACGATAAGATTTCCGCTCTGCTGGACGAGATCATCAAAGCGCGGAAGGCCAAGGCCATCAGCTACGAAGAATACCTGAAACAGGTTGCAGACCTGATCTGCAATCTTGCTCAGGGTAAAAGCGATTCAACGCCGTCAACCCTGAACACGCCTGGCAAGCGTGCCCTGTACAATAACCTTGGCGAGAATGAAGACCTTGCGCTTCAGATCGACGACGCTGTTAAAGCCAATCGCCCCGACGGCTGGCGTGGCGTCGAACCCAAGGAGCGAACGATCAAGGCCGCGATGTATGCTATTCTCAACAATGTGGACGAGGTTGAGCGGATTTTCACCATTATCAAGTCGCAACCGGAGTATTGA
- a CDS encoding M48 family metallopeptidase yields MHTELTIGGISIDVIFKDIKNVHLSVYPPTGRVHISAPRRMSLENVRLFAISKIGWIKRHQAKIQDQPRESPREYLERESHYVWGRRYLLTIQEGGAKSTVSLGVRTLELTVPDGASPDIKEEALSEWYRAELRKRAAHLLDKWAKHLNVELRAFYIQRMKTKWGSSNPQRKTVRLNLELAKFPPECLDYVTLHETAHFIVPNHSPEFIAILDRNLPGWRTIRDRLNEGPLPCFSQPVNKDA; encoded by the coding sequence ATGCACACCGAACTGACCATCGGTGGAATTTCTATTGATGTCATTTTCAAGGACATCAAAAATGTCCATTTGAGCGTTTATCCGCCAACGGGGCGCGTGCACATTTCTGCCCCGCGCAGGATGAGCCTTGAGAATGTACGCCTGTTTGCCATCTCCAAAATTGGTTGGATCAAGAGGCATCAGGCGAAAATTCAGGACCAGCCGCGCGAAAGCCCGCGCGAATATCTGGAGCGCGAAAGCCATTACGTTTGGGGCCGCCGATACCTTCTGACCATTCAGGAAGGTGGCGCGAAGTCCACCGTATCCCTTGGTGTCCGCACACTGGAATTGACCGTACCGGACGGAGCGTCGCCCGATATAAAGGAAGAAGCCCTCTCCGAATGGTATCGGGCAGAGCTACGCAAGCGCGCAGCACATCTATTGGACAAATGGGCCAAGCATCTGAACGTCGAGCTGCGTGCCTTTTACATTCAGCGTATGAAAACGAAGTGGGGCAGCAGCAACCCGCAGCGCAAGACGGTGCGCCTCAATCTGGAACTGGCGAAATTCCCGCCCGAATGTCTGGATTATGTGACCTTGCACGAAACTGCCCATTTCATTGTGCCGAACCACAGCCCAGAATTTATCGCCATTCTTGACCGAAACCTTCCTGGTTGGCGAACGATCCGCGACCGTTTGAACGAAGGACCACTACCGTGCTTCAGTCAGCCGGTGAATAAAGATGCTTGA
- a CDS encoding MarR family winged helix-turn-helix transcriptional regulator — protein MRALRRVLRATEIGSRQLATATGLTPSQLLVLREIDIRQSATPGTIAQALQFSQATITTIVDRLESLGFVQRQRSEKDKRQFHLSALPASKAAIADAPDPLQTTFTDRFVALPPWEQAMILAAVERLATLMDAQNIDAAPLLDSGLIDRSGPA, from the coding sequence ATGCGCGCGCTCCGCCGGGTATTGCGCGCCACGGAAATCGGCAGCCGCCAACTGGCGACCGCCACCGGCCTCACGCCATCGCAATTGCTCGTCCTGCGCGAAATCGACATCCGCCAATCCGCCACGCCCGGCACGATCGCCCAAGCGCTGCAATTCAGCCAGGCGACGATCACCACCATCGTCGATCGCCTGGAATCTCTGGGCTTCGTCCAGCGCCAGCGCAGCGAAAAGGACAAGCGCCAGTTTCACCTGAGCGCCCTGCCCGCCAGCAAGGCCGCCATCGCCGACGCGCCCGATCCGCTGCAAACGACCTTCACCGATCGTTTCGTCGCCCTGCCGCCATGGGAGCAGGCGATGATCCTGGCCGCCGTCGAACGCCTCGCCACGCTCATGGACGCCCAGAATATCGACGCCGCCCCCTTGCTCGACAGCGGCCTCATCGACCGGTCCGGTCCAGCCTGA
- a CDS encoding TonB-dependent siderophore receptor, with translation MLATRCAVLCGVALIALSGTTTHAAAEQAPGATAASPRSGDEDQIVVTAANAGTKTETPLIELPQPIKVITADQYLSQGAISISDTVKYAAGVLANPYGRDTRVDGFNVRGLDALQFRDGMRDIFSYYASITSDPYNFSRVEIVRGPASVLFGQGSIGGLVNLVSKTPDFTTRGELKAVYGSYDRKELLGDINYAFASNLAVRLVGRARDADTYVDHVPDDRVMIAPSIRWQPTPDTDVVLTGLYQEDDSGSTSQFLPIVGTFRPNPANPSGHLDRYTFVGKPGWDRYNGRSIQSGGSITHRFSDAVKLSLKARYIDSDLEYNTHYANSYANPENPFAADGRTIGLYAGANDAKMNVFSTDNNLQFNFNTGANIEHKLLVGIDYSWNRVGKRSDDGYEIVDLYDIDRDALRTYDPSGPYTYESQKQLGVYVQNQIRFYDRVSVVLGARRDRVTGSSGRKDKATTFRAGIIGEIGAGLSPFFSYTESFLPVAGNIQLPGGIPSDPYRPLTGTQYEAGVKWQPSPDTLVTFTLFKIKERNRVLYGELNSTTQSGVLNTKGFEIEASHTLPGNFELLANYGYSRLKSETNTSLDYMPRHTASVWSTKTFGLPDEAQLRLGGGIVYNGKSISTSDLWSIITPSRTTVDALAEISWTDWQFSVNATNLLNNKFYASCLARGDCFMGAPRNVMGTISYRF, from the coding sequence ATGCTCGCCACCCGATGCGCCGTCCTTTGCGGCGTCGCGCTTATCGCCCTTTCCGGCACGACCACCCATGCGGCAGCGGAGCAGGCGCCCGGCGCAACTGCGGCAAGCCCCCGCAGCGGCGACGAGGACCAGATCGTCGTCACCGCCGCCAATGCGGGCACGAAAACCGAAACCCCGCTCATAGAGCTGCCCCAGCCGATCAAGGTCATCACCGCCGACCAGTATCTCTCCCAGGGTGCGATCAGCATCAGCGACACGGTCAAATATGCCGCGGGCGTCCTCGCCAACCCCTATGGCCGCGACACCCGAGTCGACGGCTTCAACGTGCGCGGGCTCGACGCCCTCCAGTTCCGCGACGGCATGCGCGACATCTTCTCCTATTATGCGAGCATCACGTCGGACCCCTACAACTTCTCCCGCGTCGAGATCGTGCGCGGTCCCGCCTCGGTTCTGTTCGGCCAAGGGTCGATCGGCGGCCTCGTCAACCTCGTGTCGAAGACTCCGGACTTCACGACCCGGGGCGAACTGAAGGCCGTCTATGGCAGCTATGACCGCAAGGAATTGCTGGGCGACATCAACTATGCGTTCGCCTCCAACCTGGCCGTTCGTCTCGTCGGACGGGCCCGCGACGCCGATACCTATGTCGACCATGTTCCCGATGATCGCGTGATGATCGCACCCTCAATCCGCTGGCAGCCCACGCCCGACACCGATGTGGTGCTGACCGGCCTTTACCAGGAGGACGATAGCGGCTCGACCTCTCAATTCCTGCCGATCGTCGGTACGTTCCGCCCCAACCCCGCCAACCCGTCGGGCCACCTTGACCGATATACTTTCGTCGGCAAGCCCGGCTGGGATCGGTATAACGGCCGCTCGATCCAGAGCGGCGGGTCCATCACCCACCGCTTTTCGGATGCGGTCAAGCTCAGCCTCAAGGCCCGCTATATCGATAGCGATCTTGAATATAACACCCATTATGCCAACAGCTACGCCAACCCCGAAAATCCGTTTGCGGCGGACGGCCGGACCATCGGCCTCTATGCCGGCGCGAACGACGCAAAGATGAACGTCTTCTCGACGGACAATAATCTGCAATTCAACTTCAACACCGGCGCGAATATCGAGCACAAACTGCTCGTCGGCATCGATTATAGCTGGAACAGGGTCGGCAAGCGCTCTGATGATGGATATGAGATCGTCGACCTCTACGACATCGATAGGGATGCTCTGAGGACCTACGATCCCAGCGGCCCCTACACTTATGAAAGCCAGAAGCAGCTTGGCGTCTATGTCCAGAACCAGATCCGTTTCTACGACCGCGTTTCCGTCGTTCTTGGCGCGCGACGCGACCGCGTCACCGGCTCCTCGGGGCGGAAGGACAAGGCCACGACTTTCCGTGCCGGCATCATCGGGGAAATCGGCGCCGGTCTCTCACCCTTCTTCAGCTATACCGAAAGCTTCCTGCCGGTCGCCGGCAACATCCAGCTGCCCGGCGGTATTCCGAGCGACCCCTACCGACCGCTGACCGGCACGCAATATGAAGCGGGCGTGAAGTGGCAGCCGTCCCCCGACACGCTGGTCACGTTCACGCTCTTCAAGATCAAGGAGCGCAATCGCGTCCTCTACGGCGAACTCAACTCCACCACCCAGTCGGGCGTGCTCAACACCAAGGGGTTCGAGATCGAGGCCAGCCACACCCTGCCCGGCAATTTCGAGCTGCTGGCCAACTATGGCTATTCCAGGCTCAAGTCCGAGACCAATACCAGCCTCGACTATATGCCGCGTCACACCGCCTCGGTCTGGTCCACCAAGACTTTCGGCCTGCCCGATGAAGCGCAGCTGCGCCTGGGCGGCGGTATCGTCTATAATGGCAAGAGCATTTCGACCAGCGACCTGTGGTCCATCATCACACCCTCGCGCACCACGGTCGACGCCCTTGCGGAAATCAGCTGGACCGACTGGCAATTCAGCGTCAACGCAACCAATCTGCTGAACAACAAATTCTATGCGTCCTGCCTGGCGCGCGGCGACTGCTTCATGGGCGCCCCCCGTAATGTCATGGGCACGATCAGCTATCGCTTCTGA